CTACGACACATGATGTGGCTGCAAATAAAAGAACCATACAGAAGGTCATTAGAATAAGCGTTTTAATAAATTTCATTATTTCTCCTCTTTAAGATTTTTAATTTTTCCTGAATGAAATTGATTTAAGCTTTCGACGCTTTGGCTTCTTTATCAGTTTCTTTTTCTTTTGACTTAGCTTTTTCTGCAAATTCGGAAACTTCTTCCGCTACCTTTTCATATTTTTCGGATATATTTTCCAAAAATTCATCGAATTTTTCCTTTAGACTATCTGCATAATCCTCACTTTTTTTAGCTATTTTTTTTCGTGTAACGGAACCTTTTTCGGGAGCAAATAAGATCCCTAACAATGCACCGGCAGCAACACCTGCCAATAGTCCTAATAATACTTTTCCTGAGCTCATAATTTTATTTTTTTGGTTGTTAATAATAATTGTTTCTAAAGAATTTTTCTTCCTTGAATAAGCCTAAGTAATATGGCAATAATGGCAATGACCAGAAGAACATGTATAAGTCCTCCCACGTTTAAGCCAACATATCCAATGGCCCAGGCAATGATCAAAATCACCGCGATGATGTAAAGTAGATTTCCCATGGTTTTTGTTTTTTCTTATTAAATTTTACTGATTAATGTATTTGAGTTGTTATATAGATTTTAATAAATCATTAAATGCTTCACCTAATTTGTCGACATCTCGTTGGAATTCTGTTTTGAAAAGTTGCCAGTTGGTTTGCCCTTCGGCTTTATATTCAGCAAGTACCTTTTTCATGTCCGTATTTTTTTGTTCCAGATCAGCCAGTTTTTTTTCATAAATGGCTCTGTTTTCTAACTTGTCGTTTGCTATTCTGGCTTTAAATTCAGTTATGTGTTTTTCATGAGCAGTAATTTTAGCTTCCACTTCTTTTTTAAATTGTTCAAATTCAGTAATGGAATCTTGTCGCGCCATGTTCAAATCATATTTTGCATCTAATACATCTTTTTTGGCTTCTTGTACTTTATCATTTGCTTTTTCTATTTTTTTTGCCGATGATTGGCAACTGCTTATCATTATTGATAATGAAAAAATGATAATAAAGATGGTTGAAAATGTTTTTTTCATCTGTAAGTAATATTTAATGAATAAGTTGAGAGTATATATAATTTTAATAGTCATTCATTATCTTCTTTTCGAATTGGCAATTAAACAATCCCTGAAATCCTGAAAAAGTCCTTATTTTTGAGTAAATCCTTGATTTGGAGTCTGCCAAAAATTTTCTCCAACCAAATTTCTTCATACATAAGGTCCTCTTCAGTGGGTGTTTCAAACTTATCGCATGGCTTATTTTTTGGCGCATTACGATTGATTCTTGGTTTCATTGTTCTCATTTTTTTGAATTTTAATCCCTTAACCAGCGGGATAAGCGTAAATGAATTTAATTAATATAAGTGCGAACTTTATTACTGAAAATCATTACACATTTTGCAAATAACATTTTGCTATGTTCTTTTTCTATTCATAATAGTCCAGCAGGTTCATTAGTTCGTTTAAGTTAGGCGATAAAATTATTTCGGTCCTGCGATTACCGGCCCTTCCTTCGGCAGTCTCATTTGTATTGATAGGGAAAAATGATCCCCTTCCCGAAGCGGTAATCCGACCGGGGTCGAAACCATATTCATTCGTTAATATCCTTACAATAGATGCAGATCTGGCAGTGCTGAGCTCCCAGTTATCTTTAAAACCGGCTGTTTTAATCGGGACATTATCAGTATGGCCCTCGATCATTACCTGAATATCATTGGTTTTGTTAAGTACCGCGGCAAGCGATTTTAATGCTTCTATTCCTTTGGAATCAACTACATCGCTACCCGATTTGAACAATAATTTTTCTGCCAATGAAACATAAACACTTCCATCAATGGTGTAAATCGAAAGTTCGTCGGTTTCGTAATTTATCAAGGCATCTGCTATCGAATTTTTAAGATTGCTCATGACATCCCTTTGTGATTGAATGACTGCCTGAAGATCTTTCAACCTCTTTGCCTGATCGGCAATGGTCATATTCGATTCAGTTCGAGTATTTTTAAGTGAAGCTTTTTCGTTTTTGAGATCATTTAATTGCTCGCTCCCAAAATATATTTTGGTATTCGACTTGGATAGGTCATTTTGTAGCATTTCAATTACAGCTGTTGAAGCTATATTCTTTTTGTATAGCACATAAGTTGTATAGGATAGACCCACAATCAAGACAAGAAATACGAGAATAAATATTGTTTTCAATTTTGTCAGAATTTAAGTTGTGAAAAAATTTTCACTACTTAACAAAGTTGAAACAAATGAAGGCTAATAGCATTACACAATTATGAAATAATCTTACATATTTCACATGTTTTCAAGATTTGCTTTGCGTTTTTGTTTGAGCTGCTTGTAATAGGAAGGGGTAAGTCCGGTAACTTTTTTGAATTGGTTGGATAAATGTGCCACACTACTGTAATGAAGCATGTAAGAAATTTCCGTAAGGTTTAATTCATCATATAATAGCAATTCTTTAATTTTTTCGATTTTGTTCATGATAATAAATTGCTGAATCGTGATGCCCTTAACCTCCGAAAAAGTATTGGCAAGGTAGGTATAATCATACCCTAATTTTTCACTGATGTAGTCAGAATAGTTCACTTTGGGTATTTCATCGCAATAATGAATCATTTCGGTAATCACGTTTTTAATTCTTTCAATTAAAATACTTTTTTTGTCATCAAGCAATTCCAATCCTGATTTAAGCAGGTTTTTCTTCAGCTCAAACCGCATTTCTTCTGTGATATCTTCCATAATCTCAACCGAGCCAAGATCTGGAACTACATAATTTAGTCCGAGTTTTTTCAGCTCTTCCTTCACCACCATTTTGCAGCGCAAACTGACCATGTATTTAATATATAACTTCATCCAGTGAGGGGATAAATATTTGTGGGAGAATATTTCAGGTTGTTTTTCCTTTCTCTATAAATATGAATAGTCCTTATTATTTTAAGGATAATTTAATCGTAGGTAAAACAAATATAATCAATTAATAGCTTAATGTAAAATGTTAAGTCATTATACTCTTTGCTGATTATAAAAATACAAATCCATATACGAGGGATTCGATGAGTTGAGTAAGATCGTACAGCCTGACCTGCTGTATACTCTATCTGATAAAATTGGTTACTTCTTTCTTCTCTTTTTTAGGAGCTTCGATGGTATCTTTTGTAGCTTCTTTCATTTTTAACAGCCATGCCATATTTTTTCCCAAAACACGCATAATTTGCTTGCCTTCCTGGTCCTGTTCAACTTCTCCGGCATTTCTGCCATGAATGATGTTCCAATAATTTGAAGTTGCAATAATCATTTCAGCATAAGCGATATAATGATACAAACCATCAAGGGTAGCTGAACCGCCCGATCGTCTTACGGCAACTACTGCCGCGCCAATTTTATGGCGGAACAAATTGCCATTTGCTCCGCTCACATAAAATAGCCGGTCCAGAAAACTTTTCATGGTACCTGCAATACCTGAATAATAAACAGGCGAACCCAGAATGATACCATCAGCTTCTTTAATTTGCTGAATCCATACGTTTAAATCATCTGTTTTTAAACTGCATTTTTCATCTTTATTTACAGCACATTTACCACATGCCGTGCAGCCATGAATCATTTTTTGACCGATATGCAGAATTTCAAAATTTATCCCGGCTGTTATCAGTTCATCACCAACCATTTTCAATGCATGAAAAGTATTACCCGTTTTATTCGGGCTACCATTTATTGCTATTACTTTCATTATTTTGAGCTTTATCCTTATTGATTGTAAAATACTCCTTAATAAAAACTTCTATTTATATATTGCAGGTGTTATTCTCATTTTTGTGGCTTGTTCAAATGCATATCCCATTTTTAAAAGTTTATCTTCCTCAAATGGACGGGCTATCAATGTAAGACCGGCAGGCTGTCCATTCTCCCGGTAGCCCATCGGAATAGTCAGGCAGGGGTATTTGGCAGCTGCAGCAAAACCTGCACCTCTATTGTTGATGGTTAAAATCGCATCCAGTTCATAAGCCAGCATTGGGATTTCAAAATATCTAACTCCTTCTGCATGAAGTCGATTTCTTAACAGAATCAAGCTGTCATTACTCATTTCAATTTCAGATGCTGCCTGAAAAATAACCTGACCGTAAGGAATTCTAACTAAAGTATCCTCATTGTTATAAACTACGATTTCTTTCATCGAGCGCAATTTAATATCTGCTGATGCATGGGCATCCATATAATTGGGGAGGTCAATTTTCATATCGGCGCTTAATAAATCACTAAATCCGCTAAAATCAACTGTTTCCGGTTCAATCTCAATAATGATAGCTCCCAAATCAGTGAGTTTATCTAAGGTCAACTTATAAATCGAATCTCTTAAAAGGTTTTTGTAAGCTCCAAAACGCAATCCTTCCAGCGTTCCTGATTTTAAATCTTCAAAATATTTTTTATCTTTTGGATTGTCTTTGGTTGCTTGGTCAGTAGGATCCTCACCTGTCATTGCCGATAGAAAAATAGCATTATCAATGATATTTCTGGTCATGGGGCCGGGAGTATCAAGGGTACTTGATAATGGAATAATCCCACTTCGGCTTAATAACCCAACTGTTGGTTTAAGCCCCATTAATGAGTTATTGCTTGATGGTGATAAAATTGATCCTGAAGTTTCTGTACCAACTGCAGCTGCTGCATAATTAGCTGCAATGGCTGCTCCGCTTCCCGAACTAGATCCTCCGGTATCAAAAATTTTGCGACCATAAGGATTTAAGGTTTGTCCACCAACTGCACTAAAACCATTGGGACCTCCCCGAAAAAGAAAGTTTGCCCATTCACTCAGGTTTGTTTTGCCTAAAATAATTGCCCCCTTTTCTTTCATTCTCTCAACAATATACGAATCGGAAGCATTGTTATTTCTTAAAAAATGTGTTCCTGCTGTAGTAGGCATCCCTGTTGCGTTTACATTGTCTTTCAATAGAACTGGCATACCATAAATCGGATGATCGTCGGCTGATCTGTTTTTGTCTTTTATCTTTGCTTCCTTAACGGCATTTGGGTTAATGGCAACAATGGCGTTCAGCATTTTGTCTTTGTCGTTTTCAAACTTAACAATACGATAGAGATACCATTGAGTTAGCTTTTCGTAGCTGAGTTTACCCGAATTTATTTGTGACTGAATACTTGGAATGTCTTGTTCGAAAATTAATGGTTTTAGCGATTGATAATCTTCTTCTGAGAAATTGCTGATTTGATCTGCGATATTTTTCCAAAGTTCGTTCTTGTCCAGAATTTTTGACTGGATCTGTTTATAAC
This Bacteroidota bacterium DNA region includes the following protein-coding sequences:
- a CDS encoding helix-turn-helix transcriptional regulator; protein product: MVSLRCKMVVKEELKKLGLNYVVPDLGSVEIMEDITEEMRFELKKNLLKSGLELLDDKKSILIERIKNVITEMIHYCDEIPKVNYSDYISEKLGYDYTYLANTFSEVKGITIQQFIIMNKIEKIKELLLYDELNLTEISYMLHYSSVAHLSNQFKKVTGLTPSYYKQLKQKRKANLENM
- a CDS encoding amidase; this translates as MRTRISLLLLLTLTVACTQQPKTVIAPWVVYDESAEIAFCANNEAQNMRYKQIQSKILDKNELWKNIADQISNFSEEDYQSLKPLIFEQDIPSIQSQINSGKLSYEKLTQWYLYRIVKFENDKDKMLNAIVAINPNAVKEAKIKDKNRSADDHPIYGMPVLLKDNVNATGMPTTAGTHFLRNNNASDSYIVERMKEKGAIILGKTNLSEWANFLFRGGPNGFSAVGGQTLNPYGRKIFDTGGSSSGSGAAIAANYAAAAVGTETSGSILSPSSNNSLMGLKPTVGLLSRSGIIPLSSTLDTPGPMTRNIIDNAIFLSAMTGEDPTDQATKDNPKDKKYFEDLKSGTLEGLRFGAYKNLLRDSIYKLTLDKLTDLGAIIIEIEPETVDFSGFSDLLSADMKIDLPNYMDAHASADIKLRSMKEIVVYNNEDTLVRIPYGQVIFQAASEIEMSNDSLILLRNRLHAEGVRYFEIPMLAYELDAILTINNRGAGFAAAAKYPCLTIPMGYRENGQPAGLTLIARPFEEDKLLKMGYAFEQATKMRITPAIYK
- a CDS encoding OmpA family protein, producing MLQNDLSKSNTKIYFGSEQLNDLKNEKASLKNTRTESNMTIADQAKRLKDLQAVIQSQRDVMSNLKNSIADALINYETDELSIYTIDGSVYVSLAEKLLFKSGSDVVDSKGIEALKSLAAVLNKTNDIQVMIEGHTDNVPIKTAGFKDNWELSTARSASIVRILTNEYGFDPGRITASGRGSFFPINTNETAEGRAGNRRTEIILSPNLNELMNLLDYYE
- a CDS encoding YtxH domain-containing protein gives rise to the protein MSSGKVLLGLLAGVAAGALLGILFAPEKGSVTRKKIAKKSEDYADSLKEKFDEFLENISEKYEKVAEEVSEFAEKAKSKEKETDKEAKASKA
- a CDS encoding flavodoxin family protein, which translates into the protein MKVIAINGSPNKTGNTFHALKMVGDELITAGINFEILHIGQKMIHGCTACGKCAVNKDEKCSLKTDDLNVWIQQIKEADGIILGSPVYYSGIAGTMKSFLDRLFYVSGANGNLFRHKIGAAVVAVRRSGGSATLDGLYHYIAYAEMIIATSNYWNIIHGRNAGEVEQDQEGKQIMRVLGKNMAWLLKMKEATKDTIEAPKKEKKEVTNFIR
- a CDS encoding lmo0937 family membrane protein translates to MGNLLYIIAVILIIAWAIGYVGLNVGGLIHVLLVIAIIAILLRLIQGRKIL